Proteins found in one Pocillopora verrucosa isolate sample1 chromosome 12, ASM3666991v2, whole genome shotgun sequence genomic segment:
- the LOC131799932 gene encoding angiopoietin-related protein 7-like — protein MHFLAVVLGGSACNTKRMTIRGIQQGTGAALLLLALFANYQIIPSTSAAPIDCQRNTAVCLEEIMKELTQVRFGIKLLTENITLVRSKNCAELYKSGQRISGVYTIDPDGLGAFNVYCDHTTAGGGWTVIQKRMDGSVDFNRTWNEYKDGFGNLVGEFWLGLDKINRLTRNKTKNKLRVDLGVKNVKTVHPEYSWFGIGNETAEYQLYIGNFINDTVSADSLSPHGDFVFGTWDRDPAGCTQKRGGGWWYDNSSKCIVLSNLNGIYPRCGYKTCSDIHWGGLVPTSAASSAPTSTEMKIRPVEFTREA, from the exons ATGCATTTTTTGGCGGTGGTTCTAGGTGGTAGCGCATGCAACACTAAAAGAATGACAATAAGAGGTATCCAACAAGGAACGG GTGCAGCTCTGCTGCTCTTGGCACTTTTtgcaaattatcaaattataCCTTCAACCAGTGCAGCTCCAATAGATTGCCAGAGGAACACTGCTGTCTGCTTAGAAGAAATTATGAAGGAACTGACCCAAGTTCGATTTGGGATTAAACTTCTCACGGAGAACATAACATTGGTGAGAT ctaaaaactgtgctgagctgtacaaatccGGTCAAAGgatcagcggtgtttacacaatcgacccaGATGGTTTAGGCGCCTTCAATGTATATTGTGACCATACAACAGCTGGTGGGggatggacagtgatccagaaGAGAATGGATGGCTCCGTTGATTTTAACCGCACCTGGAATGAATACAAAGATGGCTTCGGTAACTTGGtcggtgaattttggctcggactggatAAGATAAACCGTCTCAcaagaaacaagacaaaaaacaagcttcgagtagatctgggagtaaaaaatgtgaaaactgtTCACCCTGAGTATAGCTGGTTTGGCATTGGGAACGAGACAGCTGAGTACCAGCTGTACATTGGCAATTTTATAA ATGACACTGTTTCCGCTGATTCCCTGAGTCCACACGGAGATTTCGTTTTCGGTACCTGGGATAGAGATCCCGCTGGTTGTACCCAAAAAAGAGGTGGAGGCTGGTGGTATGACAACAGCAGCAAATGTATTGTTTtgtcaaatctcaatggtattTATCCGCGTTGTGGATATAAAACCTGTTCCGATATTCACTGGGGAGGATTAGTTCCTACCAGTGCCGCGAGCAGCGCTCcaacatcaactgaaatgaaaattagaccagtGGAATTTACGCGCGAGGCCTAA